Proteins encoded by one window of Megachile rotundata isolate GNS110a chromosome 10, iyMegRotu1, whole genome shotgun sequence:
- the kcc gene encoding solute carrier family 12 member kcc isoform X4 — protein sequence MSEGTSKSQGKTVPDGSPARMEAGDGCGAGGDGDSMVGGGNSEKKAELETNLFLYNEEMEVRPRISTLLKSLSDYSNTIPAATDPDTRPPPAPGGARMGTLIGVFLPCIQNIFGVILFIRLTWVVGTAGAIQGFFIVLCCCCVTMLTAISMSAIATNGVVPAGGSYFMISRSLGPEFGGAVGMLFYTGTTLAAAMYIIGAVEIVLTYMAPSLSIFGDFTKDPNIMYNNFRVYGTGLLMVMGTIVFVGVKFVNKFATVALACVIFSIVAVYVGLFRNFYGNESLKMCVLGRRLLKDINVLTECNKNTTGVLHQIYCGNSTKCDPYYMENNVTIVNGIRGLASGVFLENIWDSFQEEGQLIAYGKDPKDIDMMSSSSFNQIQVDLTTTFTILIGIFFPSVTGIMAGSNRSGDLADAQKSIPIGTICAILTTSTVYLSCVLLFAGTVDNLLLRDKFGQSIGGKLVVANMAWPNQWVILIGSFLSTLGAGLQSLTGAPRLLQAIAKDSIIPFLAPFATSSSRGEPTRALVLTVIICQCGILLGNVDYLAPLLSMFFLMCYGFVNLACALQTLLRTPNWRPRFKYYHWSLSFLGLSLCIAIMFMTSWYYALLAMGMAGCIYKYIEYRGAEKEWGDGIRGLALSAARYSLLRLEEGPPHTKNWRPQILILAKLTDDLVPKYRKMFAFASQLKAGKGLTICVSCIEGDYIQNTGKTVAAKVNLRKTIVEEKVKGFVDVLVATDIVDGLSSLVQTTGLGGMKPNTVILGWPYRWKQSQEDRTWRAFLQTVRTATAARMALLVPKGINFFPDSTEKVVGNIDIWWIVHDGGLLMLLPFLLKQHRTWKNCKMRIFTVAQIEDNSIQMKKDLKKFLYDLRIEAEVEIVEMIDSDISAYTYERTLQMEQRNQILRELQLNKKQTLGVEEPLVDFNEVPAEENLPLVQAIVDHHHNVDAKIPTKVRFQEPGSQNPNIDEAREKLVQENETGKGLEAGDGNETGEETKEGNDEETKLIGGSPKQDNKENAEKEEKENEDKAEAEECVVTPDESDVRRMHTSVKLNEVIVKTSKDAQLVIINLPGPPRDTRMERESNYMEFLEVLTTGLERVLMVRGCGREVITIYS from the exons ATGAGCGAAGGCACGTCGAAGTCGCAAGGAAAAACCGTGCCCGATGGTTCGCCAGCCCGTATGGAAGCCG GCGATGGCTGTGGCGCCGGAGGAGATGGCGACTCCATGGTGGGCGGCGGCAATTCCGAGAAAAAGGCGGAATTGGAGACAAATCTCTTCCTCTATAAC gaGGAGATGGAAGTCCGGCCTCGTATCTCCACGCTGCTCAAAAGTCTGTCGGACTACAGCAACACTATCCCAGCCGCGACTGACCCGGACACCAGGCCACCGCCCGCCCCGGGTGGCGCACGGATGGGCACCCTGATCGGTGTCTTTCTTCCTTGTATTCAGAATATCTTCGGTGTAATCTTGTTCATTCGTCTGACTTGGGTCGTGGGTACAGCTGGTGCCATACAGGGCTTCTTCATCGTGCTATGTTGCTGTTGCGTG ACAATGTTGACGGCTATCAGCATGAGCGCCATCGCGACCAACGGTGTAGTGCCAGCCGGTGGGTCCTACTTCATGATATCTAGAAGTTTGGGTCCAGAGTTTGGTGGCGCCGTGGGGATGTTATTTTACACGGGCACCACTCTGGCCGCCGCCATGTACATCATTGGTGCCGTTGAAATAGTCCTG ACTTACATGGCACCGTCTCTCAGTATATTCGGAGACTTCACCAAGGATCCGAATATCATGTACAATAACTTTCGAGTGTACGGTACGGGGTTGCTGATGGTAATGGGCACCATAGTGTTCGTCGGCGTGAAATTTGTCAATAAGTTCGCTACGGTTGCCCTGGCCTGCGTCATATTCTCGATCGTGGCTGTCTACGTGGGGCTGTTCCGCAACTTCTACGGAAACGAGTCCCTCAA GATGTGTGTTCTGGGTAGAAGGCTGCTGAAGGACATCAACGTGTTAACGGAATGTAACAAGAATACTACCGGTGTTCTACACCAGATCTACTGCGGAAACAGCACCAAATGCGACCCGTATTATATGGAGAACAACGTGACAATCGTAAACGGCATTCGTGGACTGGCTAGTGGTGTATTCTTAG AAAACATATGGGACAGTTTTCAAGAGGAGGGTCAACTGATCGCTTACGGAAAAGATCCGAAGGACATCGACATGATGTCGTCATCCAGCTTCAATCAGATTCAGGTCGATCTCACCACAACCTTCACCATTCTCATCGGTATATTCTTCCCTTCCGTCACGG GTATTATGGCCGGCTCCAATAGATCAGGTGATCTAGCAGACGCCCAAAAGTCTATCCCGATCGGTACCATCTGCGCTATCCTGACAACTTCGACGGTGTACCTGTCCTGCGTGCTGCTGTTCGCCGGTACGGTGGACAATCTGTTGTTGAGAGACAAATTTGGTCAGAGTATCGGCGGCAAACTGGTCGTGGCGAACATGGCGTGGCCGAATCAATGGGTGATTCTGATCGGTTCGTTCCTGTCGACTCTCGGAGCGGGTCTCCAGTCGTTAACGGGAGCTCCGCGTCTGCTTCAAGCCATCGCCAAAGACAGCATCATCCCGTTCTTGGCTCCGTTTGCCACTAGCTCGAGTCGCGGCGAGCCTACCAGGGCTCTGGTGCTGACGGTGATCATCTGCCAGTGCGGTATCCTTCTCGGCAACGTCGATTACCTGGCCCCCTTACTGTCCATGTTCTTCCTGATGTGTTACGGCTTCGTCAACCTTGCCTGCGCACTGCAAACGCTCCTGAGAACGCCTAACTGGCGACCCAGGTTCAAGTATTACCACTGGAGCCTCTCGTTCCTAGGCTTGTCTCTCTGTATCGCCATAATGTTCATGACTAGTTGGTACTACGCGTTGTTAGCCATGGGAATGGCCGGTTGCATCTACAAGTACATCGAGTATCGCGGAGCCGAGAAGGAATGGGGCGACGGTATCCGCGGTCTAGCCCTATCCGCTGCTCGTTACTCGCTCCTGCGACTCGAAGAAGGCCCACCGCACACGAAGAACTGGAGACCGCAAATATTGATCCTGGCCAAGCTGACCGACGACCTGGTGCCCAAATATCGTAAGATGTTCGCGTTCGCGAGTCAACTGAAGGCTGGCAAAGGTTTGACGATCTGCGTCAGCTGCATCGAGGGAGACTACATTCAGAACACCGGCAAGACCGTGGCCGCTAAGGTGAACTTGCGCAAGACGATCGTGGAAGAGAAGGTGAAGGGATTCGTGGACGTTCTGGTGGCTACAGACATCGTCGACGGTCTGAGTTCTCTGGTACAGACCACGGGATTAGGTGGAATGAAGCCCAACACCGTGATTCTTGGCTGGCCATATCGTTGGAAGCAGTCGCAAGAAGACAGAACCTGGAGAGCGTTCCTGCAGACTGTCAGAACGGCCACGGCAGCAAGGATGGCCCTCCTGGTACCCAAGGGAATCAACTTCTTCCCTGACTCGACGGAGAAAGTGGTCGGGAACATCGACATATGGTGGATCGTGCACGACGGTGGTCTTTTGATGCTGTTACCTTTCCTCCTGAAGCAACATCGTACGTGGAAGAACTGCAAGATGAGGATCTTCACTGTCGCGCAAATTGAGGACAACTCTATTCAGATGAAGAAGGACTTAAAGAAGTTCCTATACGATTTGAGGATCGAGGCCGAAGTAGAGATCGTGGAAATG ATAGATTCCGATATATCCGCCTACACGTACGAACGAACCCTGCAGATGGAACAGAGGAACCAGATTCTGAGGGAGTTGCAGCTGAACAAGAAGCAGACCCTTGGAGTG GAGGAGCCATTGGTGGACTTCAACGAGGTACCCGCTGAAGAAAATTTACCTCTG GTGCAGGCGATCGTGGACCATCACCACAACGTGGACGCCAAGATTCCGACCAAGGTCAGGTTCCAGGAGCCAGGAAGTCAGAACCCGAACATCGACGAGGCCCGGGAGAAGCTCGTCCAGGAAAACGAGACAGGTAAAGGATTAGAGGCAGGAGACGGAAACGAGACCGGAGAAGAAACCAAAGAGGGCAACGACGAAGAGACCAAGCTGATCGGTGGTTCGCCGAAACAGGATAACAAAGAGAACGCGGAGAAAGAGGAGAAGGAGAACGAGGACAAGGCGGAAGCCGAGGAATGCGTCGTCACGCC CGACGAAAGCGACGTAAGGCGTATGCACACCTCCGTAAAACTGAACGAGGTAATCGTGAAAACGAGCAAAGACGCTCAATTAGTCATCATCAATCTACCTGGACCACCACGAGACACTAGAATGGAACGTGAATCAAACT ATATGGAATTCCTGGAGGTCCTGACAACGGGATTGGAAAGAGTGCTGATGGTACGAGGTTGCGGACGGGAGGTGATCACCATCTACTCGTGA
- the kcc gene encoding solute carrier family 12 member kcc isoform X1, whose amino-acid sequence MERFRVTPANSTSQYVPQQHSLDYDSPVNGTQLEHQHLVPKSPSECDGCGAGGDGDSMVGGGNSEKKAELETNLFLYNEEMEVRPRISTLLKSLSDYSNTIPAATDPDTRPPPAPGGARMGTLIGVFLPCIQNIFGVILFIRLTWVVGTAGAIQGFFIVLCCCCVTMLTAISMSAIATNGVVPAGGSYFMISRSLGPEFGGAVGMLFYTGTTLAAAMYIIGAVEIVLTYMAPSLSIFGDFTKDPNIMYNNFRVYGTGLLMVMGTIVFVGVKFVNKFATVALACVIFSIVAVYVGLFRNFYGNESLKMCVLGRRLLKDINVLTECNKNTTGVLHQIYCGNSTKCDPYYMENNVTIVNGIRGLASGVFLENIWDSFQEEGQLIAYGKDPKDIDMMSSSSFNQIQVDLTTTFTILIGIFFPSVTGIMAGSNRSGDLADAQKSIPIGTICAILTTSTVYLSCVLLFAGTVDNLLLRDKFGQSIGGKLVVANMAWPNQWVILIGSFLSTLGAGLQSLTGAPRLLQAIAKDSIIPFLAPFATSSSRGEPTRALVLTVIICQCGILLGNVDYLAPLLSMFFLMCYGFVNLACALQTLLRTPNWRPRFKYYHWSLSFLGLSLCIAIMFMTSWYYALLAMGMAGCIYKYIEYRGAEKEWGDGIRGLALSAARYSLLRLEEGPPHTKNWRPQILILAKLTDDLVPKYRKMFAFASQLKAGKGLTICVSCIEGDYIQNTGKTVAAKVNLRKTIVEEKVKGFVDVLVATDIVDGLSSLVQTTGLGGMKPNTVILGWPYRWKQSQEDRTWRAFLQTVRTATAARMALLVPKGINFFPDSTEKVVGNIDIWWIVHDGGLLMLLPFLLKQHRTWKNCKMRIFTVAQIEDNSIQMKKDLKKFLYDLRIEAEVEIVEMIDSDISAYTYERTLQMEQRNQILRELQLNKKQTLGVEEPLVDFNEVPAEENLPLVQAIVDHHHNVDAKIPTKVRFQEPGSQNPNIDEAREKLVQENETGKGLEAGDGNETGEETKEGNDEETKLIGGSPKQDNKENAEKEEKENEDKAEAEECVVTPDESDVRRMHTSVKLNEVIVKTSKDAQLVIINLPGPPRDTRMERESNYMEFLEVLTTGLERVLMVRGCGREVITIYS is encoded by the exons GCGATGGCTGTGGCGCCGGAGGAGATGGCGACTCCATGGTGGGCGGCGGCAATTCCGAGAAAAAGGCGGAATTGGAGACAAATCTCTTCCTCTATAAC gaGGAGATGGAAGTCCGGCCTCGTATCTCCACGCTGCTCAAAAGTCTGTCGGACTACAGCAACACTATCCCAGCCGCGACTGACCCGGACACCAGGCCACCGCCCGCCCCGGGTGGCGCACGGATGGGCACCCTGATCGGTGTCTTTCTTCCTTGTATTCAGAATATCTTCGGTGTAATCTTGTTCATTCGTCTGACTTGGGTCGTGGGTACAGCTGGTGCCATACAGGGCTTCTTCATCGTGCTATGTTGCTGTTGCGTG ACAATGTTGACGGCTATCAGCATGAGCGCCATCGCGACCAACGGTGTAGTGCCAGCCGGTGGGTCCTACTTCATGATATCTAGAAGTTTGGGTCCAGAGTTTGGTGGCGCCGTGGGGATGTTATTTTACACGGGCACCACTCTGGCCGCCGCCATGTACATCATTGGTGCCGTTGAAATAGTCCTG ACTTACATGGCACCGTCTCTCAGTATATTCGGAGACTTCACCAAGGATCCGAATATCATGTACAATAACTTTCGAGTGTACGGTACGGGGTTGCTGATGGTAATGGGCACCATAGTGTTCGTCGGCGTGAAATTTGTCAATAAGTTCGCTACGGTTGCCCTGGCCTGCGTCATATTCTCGATCGTGGCTGTCTACGTGGGGCTGTTCCGCAACTTCTACGGAAACGAGTCCCTCAA GATGTGTGTTCTGGGTAGAAGGCTGCTGAAGGACATCAACGTGTTAACGGAATGTAACAAGAATACTACCGGTGTTCTACACCAGATCTACTGCGGAAACAGCACCAAATGCGACCCGTATTATATGGAGAACAACGTGACAATCGTAAACGGCATTCGTGGACTGGCTAGTGGTGTATTCTTAG AAAACATATGGGACAGTTTTCAAGAGGAGGGTCAACTGATCGCTTACGGAAAAGATCCGAAGGACATCGACATGATGTCGTCATCCAGCTTCAATCAGATTCAGGTCGATCTCACCACAACCTTCACCATTCTCATCGGTATATTCTTCCCTTCCGTCACGG GTATTATGGCCGGCTCCAATAGATCAGGTGATCTAGCAGACGCCCAAAAGTCTATCCCGATCGGTACCATCTGCGCTATCCTGACAACTTCGACGGTGTACCTGTCCTGCGTGCTGCTGTTCGCCGGTACGGTGGACAATCTGTTGTTGAGAGACAAATTTGGTCAGAGTATCGGCGGCAAACTGGTCGTGGCGAACATGGCGTGGCCGAATCAATGGGTGATTCTGATCGGTTCGTTCCTGTCGACTCTCGGAGCGGGTCTCCAGTCGTTAACGGGAGCTCCGCGTCTGCTTCAAGCCATCGCCAAAGACAGCATCATCCCGTTCTTGGCTCCGTTTGCCACTAGCTCGAGTCGCGGCGAGCCTACCAGGGCTCTGGTGCTGACGGTGATCATCTGCCAGTGCGGTATCCTTCTCGGCAACGTCGATTACCTGGCCCCCTTACTGTCCATGTTCTTCCTGATGTGTTACGGCTTCGTCAACCTTGCCTGCGCACTGCAAACGCTCCTGAGAACGCCTAACTGGCGACCCAGGTTCAAGTATTACCACTGGAGCCTCTCGTTCCTAGGCTTGTCTCTCTGTATCGCCATAATGTTCATGACTAGTTGGTACTACGCGTTGTTAGCCATGGGAATGGCCGGTTGCATCTACAAGTACATCGAGTATCGCGGAGCCGAGAAGGAATGGGGCGACGGTATCCGCGGTCTAGCCCTATCCGCTGCTCGTTACTCGCTCCTGCGACTCGAAGAAGGCCCACCGCACACGAAGAACTGGAGACCGCAAATATTGATCCTGGCCAAGCTGACCGACGACCTGGTGCCCAAATATCGTAAGATGTTCGCGTTCGCGAGTCAACTGAAGGCTGGCAAAGGTTTGACGATCTGCGTCAGCTGCATCGAGGGAGACTACATTCAGAACACCGGCAAGACCGTGGCCGCTAAGGTGAACTTGCGCAAGACGATCGTGGAAGAGAAGGTGAAGGGATTCGTGGACGTTCTGGTGGCTACAGACATCGTCGACGGTCTGAGTTCTCTGGTACAGACCACGGGATTAGGTGGAATGAAGCCCAACACCGTGATTCTTGGCTGGCCATATCGTTGGAAGCAGTCGCAAGAAGACAGAACCTGGAGAGCGTTCCTGCAGACTGTCAGAACGGCCACGGCAGCAAGGATGGCCCTCCTGGTACCCAAGGGAATCAACTTCTTCCCTGACTCGACGGAGAAAGTGGTCGGGAACATCGACATATGGTGGATCGTGCACGACGGTGGTCTTTTGATGCTGTTACCTTTCCTCCTGAAGCAACATCGTACGTGGAAGAACTGCAAGATGAGGATCTTCACTGTCGCGCAAATTGAGGACAACTCTATTCAGATGAAGAAGGACTTAAAGAAGTTCCTATACGATTTGAGGATCGAGGCCGAAGTAGAGATCGTGGAAATG ATAGATTCCGATATATCCGCCTACACGTACGAACGAACCCTGCAGATGGAACAGAGGAACCAGATTCTGAGGGAGTTGCAGCTGAACAAGAAGCAGACCCTTGGAGTG GAGGAGCCATTGGTGGACTTCAACGAGGTACCCGCTGAAGAAAATTTACCTCTG GTGCAGGCGATCGTGGACCATCACCACAACGTGGACGCCAAGATTCCGACCAAGGTCAGGTTCCAGGAGCCAGGAAGTCAGAACCCGAACATCGACGAGGCCCGGGAGAAGCTCGTCCAGGAAAACGAGACAGGTAAAGGATTAGAGGCAGGAGACGGAAACGAGACCGGAGAAGAAACCAAAGAGGGCAACGACGAAGAGACCAAGCTGATCGGTGGTTCGCCGAAACAGGATAACAAAGAGAACGCGGAGAAAGAGGAGAAGGAGAACGAGGACAAGGCGGAAGCCGAGGAATGCGTCGTCACGCC CGACGAAAGCGACGTAAGGCGTATGCACACCTCCGTAAAACTGAACGAGGTAATCGTGAAAACGAGCAAAGACGCTCAATTAGTCATCATCAATCTACCTGGACCACCACGAGACACTAGAATGGAACGTGAATCAAACT ATATGGAATTCCTGGAGGTCCTGACAACGGGATTGGAAAGAGTGCTGATGGTACGAGGTTGCGGACGGGAGGTGATCACCATCTACTCGTGA
- the kcc gene encoding solute carrier family 12 member kcc isoform X2, which translates to MERFRVTPANSTSQYVPQQHSLDYDSPVNGTQLEHQHLVPKSPSECDGCGAGGDGDSMVGGGNSEKKAELETNLFLYNEEMEVRPRISTLLKSLSDYSNTIPAATDPDTRPPPAPGGARMGTLIGVFLPCIQNIFGVILFIRLTWVVGTAGAIQGFFIVLCCCCVTMLTAISMSAIATNGVVPAGGSYFMISRSLGPEFGGAVGMLFYTGTTLAAAMYIIGAVEIVLTYMAPSLSIFGDFTKDPNIMYNNFRVYGTGLLMVMGTIVFVGVKFVNKFATVALACVIFSIVAVYVGLFRNFYGNESLKMCVLGRRLLKDINVLTECNKNTTGVLHQIYCGNSTKCDPYYMENNVTIVNGIRGLASGVFLENIWDSFQEEGQLIAYGKDPKDIDMMSSSSFNQIQVDLTTTFTILIGIFFPSVTGIMAGSNRSGDLADAQKSIPIGTICAILTTSTVYLSCVLLFAGTVDNLLLRDKFGQSIGGKLVVANMAWPNQWVILIGSFLSTLGAGLQSLTGAPRLLQAIAKDSIIPFLAPFATSSSRGEPTRALVLTVIICQCGILLGNVDYLAPLLSMFFLMCYGFVNLACALQTLLRTPNWRPRFKYYHWSLSFLGLSLCIAIMFMTSWYYALLAMGMAGCIYKYIEYRGAEKEWGDGIRGLALSAARYSLLRLEEGPPHTKNWRPQILILAKLTDDLVPKYRKMFAFASQLKAGKGLTICVSCIEGDYIQNTGKTVAAKVNLRKTIVEEKVKGFVDVLVATDIVDGLSSLVQTTGLGGMKPNTVILGWPYRWKQSQEDRTWRAFLQTVRTATAARMALLVPKGINFFPDSTEKVVGNIDIWWIVHDGGLLMLLPFLLKQHRTWKNCKMRIFTVAQIEDNSIQMKKDLKKFLYDLRIEAEVEIVEMIDSDISAYTYERTLQMEQRNQILRELQLNKKQTLGVEEPLVDFNEVQAIVDHHHNVDAKIPTKVRFQEPGSQNPNIDEAREKLVQENETGKGLEAGDGNETGEETKEGNDEETKLIGGSPKQDNKENAEKEEKENEDKAEAEECVVTPDESDVRRMHTSVKLNEVIVKTSKDAQLVIINLPGPPRDTRMERESNYMEFLEVLTTGLERVLMVRGCGREVITIYS; encoded by the exons GCGATGGCTGTGGCGCCGGAGGAGATGGCGACTCCATGGTGGGCGGCGGCAATTCCGAGAAAAAGGCGGAATTGGAGACAAATCTCTTCCTCTATAAC gaGGAGATGGAAGTCCGGCCTCGTATCTCCACGCTGCTCAAAAGTCTGTCGGACTACAGCAACACTATCCCAGCCGCGACTGACCCGGACACCAGGCCACCGCCCGCCCCGGGTGGCGCACGGATGGGCACCCTGATCGGTGTCTTTCTTCCTTGTATTCAGAATATCTTCGGTGTAATCTTGTTCATTCGTCTGACTTGGGTCGTGGGTACAGCTGGTGCCATACAGGGCTTCTTCATCGTGCTATGTTGCTGTTGCGTG ACAATGTTGACGGCTATCAGCATGAGCGCCATCGCGACCAACGGTGTAGTGCCAGCCGGTGGGTCCTACTTCATGATATCTAGAAGTTTGGGTCCAGAGTTTGGTGGCGCCGTGGGGATGTTATTTTACACGGGCACCACTCTGGCCGCCGCCATGTACATCATTGGTGCCGTTGAAATAGTCCTG ACTTACATGGCACCGTCTCTCAGTATATTCGGAGACTTCACCAAGGATCCGAATATCATGTACAATAACTTTCGAGTGTACGGTACGGGGTTGCTGATGGTAATGGGCACCATAGTGTTCGTCGGCGTGAAATTTGTCAATAAGTTCGCTACGGTTGCCCTGGCCTGCGTCATATTCTCGATCGTGGCTGTCTACGTGGGGCTGTTCCGCAACTTCTACGGAAACGAGTCCCTCAA GATGTGTGTTCTGGGTAGAAGGCTGCTGAAGGACATCAACGTGTTAACGGAATGTAACAAGAATACTACCGGTGTTCTACACCAGATCTACTGCGGAAACAGCACCAAATGCGACCCGTATTATATGGAGAACAACGTGACAATCGTAAACGGCATTCGTGGACTGGCTAGTGGTGTATTCTTAG AAAACATATGGGACAGTTTTCAAGAGGAGGGTCAACTGATCGCTTACGGAAAAGATCCGAAGGACATCGACATGATGTCGTCATCCAGCTTCAATCAGATTCAGGTCGATCTCACCACAACCTTCACCATTCTCATCGGTATATTCTTCCCTTCCGTCACGG GTATTATGGCCGGCTCCAATAGATCAGGTGATCTAGCAGACGCCCAAAAGTCTATCCCGATCGGTACCATCTGCGCTATCCTGACAACTTCGACGGTGTACCTGTCCTGCGTGCTGCTGTTCGCCGGTACGGTGGACAATCTGTTGTTGAGAGACAAATTTGGTCAGAGTATCGGCGGCAAACTGGTCGTGGCGAACATGGCGTGGCCGAATCAATGGGTGATTCTGATCGGTTCGTTCCTGTCGACTCTCGGAGCGGGTCTCCAGTCGTTAACGGGAGCTCCGCGTCTGCTTCAAGCCATCGCCAAAGACAGCATCATCCCGTTCTTGGCTCCGTTTGCCACTAGCTCGAGTCGCGGCGAGCCTACCAGGGCTCTGGTGCTGACGGTGATCATCTGCCAGTGCGGTATCCTTCTCGGCAACGTCGATTACCTGGCCCCCTTACTGTCCATGTTCTTCCTGATGTGTTACGGCTTCGTCAACCTTGCCTGCGCACTGCAAACGCTCCTGAGAACGCCTAACTGGCGACCCAGGTTCAAGTATTACCACTGGAGCCTCTCGTTCCTAGGCTTGTCTCTCTGTATCGCCATAATGTTCATGACTAGTTGGTACTACGCGTTGTTAGCCATGGGAATGGCCGGTTGCATCTACAAGTACATCGAGTATCGCGGAGCCGAGAAGGAATGGGGCGACGGTATCCGCGGTCTAGCCCTATCCGCTGCTCGTTACTCGCTCCTGCGACTCGAAGAAGGCCCACCGCACACGAAGAACTGGAGACCGCAAATATTGATCCTGGCCAAGCTGACCGACGACCTGGTGCCCAAATATCGTAAGATGTTCGCGTTCGCGAGTCAACTGAAGGCTGGCAAAGGTTTGACGATCTGCGTCAGCTGCATCGAGGGAGACTACATTCAGAACACCGGCAAGACCGTGGCCGCTAAGGTGAACTTGCGCAAGACGATCGTGGAAGAGAAGGTGAAGGGATTCGTGGACGTTCTGGTGGCTACAGACATCGTCGACGGTCTGAGTTCTCTGGTACAGACCACGGGATTAGGTGGAATGAAGCCCAACACCGTGATTCTTGGCTGGCCATATCGTTGGAAGCAGTCGCAAGAAGACAGAACCTGGAGAGCGTTCCTGCAGACTGTCAGAACGGCCACGGCAGCAAGGATGGCCCTCCTGGTACCCAAGGGAATCAACTTCTTCCCTGACTCGACGGAGAAAGTGGTCGGGAACATCGACATATGGTGGATCGTGCACGACGGTGGTCTTTTGATGCTGTTACCTTTCCTCCTGAAGCAACATCGTACGTGGAAGAACTGCAAGATGAGGATCTTCACTGTCGCGCAAATTGAGGACAACTCTATTCAGATGAAGAAGGACTTAAAGAAGTTCCTATACGATTTGAGGATCGAGGCCGAAGTAGAGATCGTGGAAATG ATAGATTCCGATATATCCGCCTACACGTACGAACGAACCCTGCAGATGGAACAGAGGAACCAGATTCTGAGGGAGTTGCAGCTGAACAAGAAGCAGACCCTTGGAGTG GAGGAGCCATTGGTGGACTTCAACGAG GTGCAGGCGATCGTGGACCATCACCACAACGTGGACGCCAAGATTCCGACCAAGGTCAGGTTCCAGGAGCCAGGAAGTCAGAACCCGAACATCGACGAGGCCCGGGAGAAGCTCGTCCAGGAAAACGAGACAGGTAAAGGATTAGAGGCAGGAGACGGAAACGAGACCGGAGAAGAAACCAAAGAGGGCAACGACGAAGAGACCAAGCTGATCGGTGGTTCGCCGAAACAGGATAACAAAGAGAACGCGGAGAAAGAGGAGAAGGAGAACGAGGACAAGGCGGAAGCCGAGGAATGCGTCGTCACGCC CGACGAAAGCGACGTAAGGCGTATGCACACCTCCGTAAAACTGAACGAGGTAATCGTGAAAACGAGCAAAGACGCTCAATTAGTCATCATCAATCTACCTGGACCACCACGAGACACTAGAATGGAACGTGAATCAAACT ATATGGAATTCCTGGAGGTCCTGACAACGGGATTGGAAAGAGTGCTGATGGTACGAGGTTGCGGACGGGAGGTGATCACCATCTACTCGTGA